In the Mesotoga infera genome, TTCTTTTTCAGGAATGTCACCACTGCGATACAGGTGAGCGAAGCGAGGGGAGTAATTCTTCTTGCCATGAGGAGGCATGAAGTACCGATTTTTGAATATACTCCCCATCAAGTGAAGCTTGCAGTTACAGGCTATGGGAGAGCCGAGAAAGGACAGGTTCAGAGGACTTTGAAAGCCTTTCTTCGGATGAAGGAGACTCCGAGACCCGATGATGCTGCCGACGCTCTTGCGGTAGCCTGGTGTCACCTTGCCGCAAGGAAGTTTCCCGGAGGTGTTCGAAAAGCATGAAGCTGTGCATGAGGAATTTAGGACTTCCAATAAAAAGGCTTCTATCGAGAATCATCGAAGCCGATTCGTCT is a window encoding:
- the ruvC gene encoding crossover junction endodeoxyribonuclease RuvC, whose amino-acid sequence is MPACVRVLGIDPGFGTVGYGVLEMRASKIELVSYGAIRTEPDEPIPDRLLKIHDQLERLIQECSPDESAVEELFFFRNVTTAIQVSEARGVILLAMRRHEVPIFEYTPHQVKLAVTGYGRAEKGQVQRTLKAFLRMKETPRPDDAADALAVAWCHLAARKFPGGVRKA